The Streptomyces sp. P9-A4 genome contains a region encoding:
- a CDS encoding FadR/GntR family transcriptional regulator, with amino-acid sequence MALRAAGRTSLVDSVVEQLRTQLADGEWAVGDRIPTEHELAQQLGVGRNTVREAVRVLVHAGLLESRQGNGTFVRSTADPAAVLREVRHAGAADVLELRVALEAEAARLAAARRDTHDLLRLRAALTGLREEGDRDADADLAFHLAVVGATHNAPFVEVYRFFSAQVHDVLVKALGDREMPPVDIDAHEALVAAIESGDPEAAERQARELLRAPMETIAALTEGSR; translated from the coding sequence ATGGCACTCAGAGCTGCGGGGCGTACCTCGCTGGTGGATTCCGTGGTGGAACAGCTGCGTACGCAGCTCGCGGACGGCGAGTGGGCGGTCGGCGACCGCATCCCGACCGAGCACGAGCTCGCCCAGCAGCTCGGCGTCGGCCGCAACACCGTCCGCGAGGCCGTCAGGGTCCTGGTCCACGCGGGCCTCCTGGAGTCCCGCCAGGGCAACGGCACCTTCGTCAGGTCGACCGCCGATCCGGCCGCCGTCCTGCGCGAGGTCCGGCACGCGGGCGCCGCCGACGTCCTCGAACTGCGGGTCGCCCTGGAGGCCGAAGCCGCCCGGCTCGCTGCGGCCCGGCGGGACACCCACGACCTGCTGCGGCTGCGGGCGGCCCTGACCGGGCTGCGCGAGGAGGGCGACCGGGACGCGGACGCGGACCTCGCCTTCCACCTCGCGGTCGTCGGCGCCACGCACAACGCGCCCTTCGTCGAGGTGTACCGCTTCTTCTCCGCGCAGGTCCACGACGTCCTGGTGAAGGCCCTCGGCGACCGGGAGATGCCCCCGGTCGACATAGACGCCCACGAGGCACTGGTCGCCGCGATCGAGTCGGGCGACCCCGAGGCGGCGGAGCGACAGGCCCGCGAACTGCTGCGGGCGCCCATGGAGACGATCGCGGCGCTGACGGAGGGCTCCCGGTGA